In a genomic window of Ranitomeya imitator isolate aRanImi1 chromosome 5, aRanImi1.pri, whole genome shotgun sequence:
- the SNRPB2 gene encoding U2 small nuclear ribonucleoprotein B'' → MDIRPNHTVYINNLNDKIKKTELKRSLYALFSQFGHVMDIVALKTMKMRGQAFIIFKELASATNALRQLQGFPFYDKPMRIQYAKTDSDLVSKMRGTFGDKEKKKDKKKNKALEQAANAMNKKPTLMMETENSLPGGAPHSQIPDNPPNYILFLNNLPEETNEMMLSMLFNQFPGFKEVRLVPGRHDISFVEFENENQAGSARDALQGFKITPSHAMKITYAKK, encoded by the exons ATGGATATTCGGCCGAATCACACAGTTTACATCAACAACTTAAATGATAAAATCAAGAAGACAG AGCTGAAGAGATCTCTTTATGCGCTGTTCTCCCAGTTTGGCCATGTAATGGATATTGTGGCTTTAAAGACCATGAAGATGAGGGGACAAGCTTTTATCATTTTTAAGGAGCTGGCTTCAGCCACCAATGCTCTGCGGCAATTACAAGGATTTCCTTTTTATGACAAACCAATG CGCATTCAGTACGCAAAGACAGACTCTGACCTGGTGTCCAAGATGCGGGGAACGTTTGGAGATAAGGAGAAGAAGAAAGACAAGAAAAAGAACAAAGCTCTAGAGCAAGCAGCTAATGCCATGAATAAGAAGCCAACACTG atGATGGAAACAGAAAACTCATTACCTGGAGGAGCACCGCATTCACAG ATTCCTGATAACCCGCCTAATTACATCCTATTCTTGAATAACCTACCTGAAGAAACCAACGAGATGATGCTTTCTATGTTATTTAATCA gtttcctggctTCAAAGAAGTCCGTCTGGTTCCTGGAAGACACGATATCTCCTTTGTAGAATTTGAAAACGAGAACCAGGCAGGGTCCGCCCGAGACGCACTTCAAGGGTTTAAGATTACACCGTCTCATGCTATGAAGATCACATACGCCAAGAAATGA